A genomic stretch from Balaenoptera musculus isolate JJ_BM4_2016_0621 chromosome 9, mBalMus1.pri.v3, whole genome shotgun sequence includes:
- the LOC118900428 gene encoding solute carrier family 23 member 2-like, whose amino-acid sequence MNSAITSCEHPEPLQRGDGVLNSHEGGQGRKKDGQPRGLSSSHLAYSILDIPPWYLCIFLGVQHFLTALGGLVAVPLILAKDLCLQHDPLTQSYLISTIFFVSGICTLLQVFLGVRLPILQGGTFAFLAPSLAMLSLPTWKCPTWTLNASLVNTSSPEFTEEWQKRIRELQGAIMVASCVQMLVGFSGLIGFLMRFIGPLTIAPTISLVALPLFDSAGNDAGIHWGIATMTIFLIVLFSQYLKNIAVPVPVYGREKKCHTSKFYLFQVFPVLLALCISWLLCFVLTVTNALPSAPAAYGYLARTDTKGDVLSQAPWFRFPYPGQWGLPTISLAGVFGIIAGVISSMVESVGDYYACARLVGAPPPPKHAINRGIGIEGLGCLLAGAWGTGNGTTSYSENVGALGITRVGSRMVIVAAGCVLLLMGVFGKIGAAFATIPTPVIGGMFLVMFGVITAVGISNLQYVDMNSSRNLFIFGFSIYCGLAVPNWVNKNPERLHTGDSPSSRL is encoded by the exons CAGAGAGGTGATGGTGTACTCAACTCCCATGAAGGTGGCCAAGGCAGGAAGAAGGATGGCCAGCCTAGGGGTCTCAGCAGTAGCCACCTGGCTTATAGCATCCTGGATATCCCACCATGGTATCTCTGCATCTTCTTGGGGGTCCAG CACTTCCTCACGGCCCTGGGGGGACTCGTGGCAGTTCCACTCATCCTGGCCAAGGACCTGTGTTTGCAGCATGACCCCCTGACCCAGAGCTACCTCATCAGCACCATTTTCTTCGTCTCTGGCATTTGCACTCTCCTGCAAGTATTTTTAGGAGTCAG gctgccCATTCTCCAAGGAGGAACATTTGCTTTTCTGGCACCCTCCCTGGCCATGCTGTCCCTTCCCACCTGGAAGTGCCCCACGTGGACACTCAATGCCAGCCTGGTGAACACCAGCTCCCCTGAATTCACTGAGGAATGGCAGAAGAGGATCCGAGAG CTGCAGGGAGCCATCATGGTTGCTTCCTGTGTCCAGATGCTGGTGGGCTTCTCAGGCCTCATTGGCTTCCTCATGCGCTTCATCGGCCCCTTGACCATTGCTCCGACCATCTCCCTGGTGGCCCTGCCTCTCTTCGATTCTGCGGGCAATGACGCCGGGATCCACTGGGGGATTGCCACCAT gACCATCTTCCTCATCGTGCTGTTTTCTCAGTACCTGAAAAACATCGCGGTGCCTGTGCCTGTTTACGGACGAGAGAAGAAGTGTCACACCTCTAAGTTCTACCTGTTTCAGGTCTTCCCT GTGTTGCTGGCGCTCTGCATCTCCTGGCTGCTGTGCTTCGTGCTCACAGTCACCAACGCCCTCCCCTCGGCGCCTGCAGCCTACGGGTACCTGGCCCGCACAGACACCAAGGGCGACGTCCTGAGCCAGGCTCCGTGGTTTCGCTTCCCTTACCCAG GGCAGTGGGGCCTCCCCACCATCAGCCTGGCTGGGGTCTTTGGGATCATCGCGGGGGTGATCTCCTCAATGGTGGAGTCAGTAGGCGATTATTATGCCTGTGCCCGCCTGGTGGGGGCACCACCCCCTCCGAAGCACGCCATCAACCGAGGCATCGGCATCGAGGGCCTGGGCTGCCTGCTGGCCGGGGCCTGGGGTACGGGGAACGGCACCACCTCCTACAGCGAGAATGTCGGCGCGCTGGGCATCACCAGG GTAGGGAGCAGGATGGTGATTGTCGCTGCGGGCTGTGTGCTGCTCCTGATGGGCGTATTTGGGAAGATCGGGGCTGCGTTTGCCACCATCCCAACCCCTGTGATCGGAGGCATGTTCCTGGTGATGTTTGGGGTCATCACTGCCGTGGGGATTTCCAATCTTCAG TACGTGGACATGAACTCGTCCAGAAACCTCTTCATCTTTGGCTTCTCCATCTACTGTGGGCTTGCTGTTCCCAACTGGGTGAACAAGAACCCAGAGAGGCTCCACACAGGTGATTCTCCGTCCTCTAGACTGTGA